In Schistosoma mansoni, WGS project CABG00000000 data, supercontig 0254, strain Puerto Rico, whole genome shotgun sequence, the genomic stretch acagcatggtttcagaaaaggtcattcttgtatgaccaacctgctgactgcggtggatagatgcacaaccatccttgatcgcaaggggaaggttgacgtcatctacctggacttctcaaaagcttttgatagggtcaaccatgcatgtcttatcaagaagcttggacgattgggtataaaaccccctttgattgattggctctcttcatatttagataaccgacactttaaggtcagggttaacttcactctctctcaggctatggaatgtcctagtggggtcccccagggttcaatactaggacctcttctcttcttgatttatattaacgatcttcctcaacaagtttcatctgtcttattgctttttgctgatgatgtgaaactttggagagagatacgtaatcataatgatatactagttcttcaggaggatctgactcgacttcaaagttgggcagacgacaacggacttaccttcaacacttcaaagtgcaaggtagtccatctgagacatgttgcagactatagttataacttaggtaactcccctctagaagtgtcccaagttgaaaaagatttaggagtgttggtaccctacgacctgaaatcgtatgcgaactgtgacaaaaacgcctctcaagcaaaccttgcactggtaacattgaagcgcatttttggccagtttgacggtagaaccttccatataatcttcaacagttttattcgtccccacttagagtacggaaacatagtatttcctccctccctccaaaaggataaggtcactctggaacgtatccaacgtcgagccacgaaatcagttcggggtctcaaattcaaaccttatgaagagcgcctcaaatcacttaacctttacccgttagagtacaggcgtcttagaggtgatcttcttatgacttatagtatccttaatacttctggtcatccccttaaacatcttcttaagcttagtcataacactaacctcagaggtaacacccagaaattggagaccctacatagcagaacagactgcagacacaacttctactctgttagagttgtcaagtgctggaattcgctgccgactgagctagtccaagcgacctcccgggagtcctttaagaggaaacttgacttattcttaaggactgaggataacatattattatgatttaccaaattctttttttcctctattatcgttcatatacctaggtttttaccggaggtattggtgatccactgctactagacacggaagcccgttaagcgaaagcttcttctattccgtcctcaaccatttgaaccattttacAACTAAGTCCGGACAAAACACACTTACTGTAGACTTGGTAAATAACCTCAGCTTCATcacaataaatgaaaaaagtATGTAACTTAAACAATAAGCAAGCACAAAAAAGTTAATCGATAAGCATTAACAGTAACAAGCTcaacatttttgtattgttgttTTGAACGGCTTAACAAATTGTATTTCAAGGCTGATAGCCAGACGTTTCGAAACTGCGCGCGTTTTAAATGGCCGATGAGAAGCCACGAAGAAAACTAATTTTACATTTTGATGCCAGGAATACTTTATTTCTGTCAGATAAAAGTTATCGTTTTACTATTGAGGAAGCACTTAATAATTACATTTCTGGAATTGTTTGGGGTAAGCAAATTGCTCTATGAGTAGAACATTTTATCCGTTTTTTCCCAAACCTAGTTTGTGATAAAAAACAATTGGTCGGTTTCAGTTACATTATCAAACAGTTCCacaaaaattatttgaaaaaattctTGAATAATACTTAACTCCTTGAATCTTGGAACTGATTTTCTAGCATTACATGAAACTACCCAAACGTTACCTGTAATTGGTTTATTGGGTTTATTCGGTAGCATATTTCTAGATCATTAGTTAGGTCTTGCACTTAtatattttcatgattttcttatttcttgttcGTGAAATGTGAGGAAACGATGCTTATTTTGCGGAAGTTCAAATAGTAATTTTAGGAATATTTTGAGGAaatagtttcagtttcagtttggaaaggacaagAGGCCTGATGgcttgtgttagtcctggcaatgatgatctctcagctgatccaactttcttttgaaggagtcgacggatggagcctcaaccacgtgttgaggtaatgaattccactcattgattattcgatggaaaagtcggtagtcagctgacaagtaatttgttcggggcttgtgaacttttttggagtgtcctcgtagattttctgttttggaagacaagaaaaatgagggcatatcaggtgcaaatttgtcattaagcaatttgaaaactgtaatcaagtcgcctctgattcttctatatgacagcggtgaggatgcaacggatattctagttttacaactggataccagtagcaccttctatgtttgatcgttcccagtcagatagaaatcagaagtcagacgagaggaggcaggaaagatatatttgattcgttaccaatatatcgaggaccttttctatgagctggctaatgaaacgtaggagctgtgtcccacgccgagtcgaaacgtgatctggtgcggatgcatgaccgaaagccttcagctaaacaagtccacttaaacaacatggtcagcatccaatgtcgaacacttaatgagctattgattttggggaattatttacagctacagatcactcccctcctagtgaggtagtgatgtccctaagacgtgaccagccagaagtttaaacccaacgagtttgtcgttggtaaacactcttctgatagcttgcttcgtttagcagcgtctggtcgtctttccttaaactatgggaccaaaatgtacaacgtagcaataaagaaatatagtacaatgaaaatttcggttccttgcgaaacttcgtcgttcttttccagccgtcctggaaaagaggaaaaataaaacgtgtgagtgcatgtcgaaaatacactcgtacttgcgtaaggacacaagatgagcggaaaaaaataaactgatacacttacaaacagcgtaaaagcgatcggaaaaaaggttttcttttggtttttttcaatatataaatatatatatatatacgctcaaaaaaatgttgttttttttgtttttttttatataaataaaaaaatgagcatattaaaaaaaatttataataaactttgaaagggtaattcaagataaagcttatgtcctacgagcaatattcgttaagatgttctggaaatcttactcgtcttccaaaacgcgttgttttaggtttatctatcgacgttgacgaagtatcaagttgtgtgtcggttgtcgtgtagggtactacgagtgtagtagctgtgtcgtttgcttgtaccgaaggaaaatcgacgtagctagggtttccttctaggtacgcagctttgagtcgatcgatactgatgctatctttcgtaccgttcttatcgactacatagtacttaggttcgcgttgaagaactttgaagggtccttcgtatgctgattcgaggggtcgtcgatgtgagtctcgacgaacgaagacgtgtgtactatgtcgtaattcgggttgaacgaaaacatcagttgattgaggtcgagtgtgagcaggtttaactgaacgcatagcgtttgtaagcctactcgtgtaagagtttagatccatgttcaatgaagaagctgaaggatccacgaattctcctgggagtcggagtgtcgttccgtaaacgagttgagatgccgtgtatccaatgtcagctttcactgcattgcggatacctagcaagacgagtggaagagcgtctgtccactgtgaaacgtttgaagctgataatgaagcttttagttgtcgatgaaaacgttctaccaacccgtttgcttgtgggtggtaggcggtcgttcggaagcgcgtgattcctaatagtgaggtcagacaacggaaaagtccagattcgaattggcgtccgcggtctgtagtgattgtggaagggcagccgaaatttgctacccatcgttcgacgaaagcacgggccacggtttcagcagtaatgtccttaatcggtactgcttctggccatcgagtgaaacggtctacgcatgttaggagatatgagtatccgttcgagtcgggtaagggtcctactaaatctatatggacgtggtcgaaacgagcgtcaggggttttgaaagagcctaagggacatttgttatgtcttatgaccttagatttctgacagcttacacaggagcgtgcccactccctcacgtctttattcatgccaggccaacaaaagcgttcggctataagttcgattgttgcacgagcacctggatgagaaagattgtgcaacgtattgaagacgttgcgtcgataatgttttggtactattggacgatccctacctgtagatgtgtcacagagtaaggtttccttacctgttcccatctgcttaatacttagtttaagagttgtcgaggataactcatgctgaagatcaatgtcttctttttgaagctgagcgagtttaagaaggtcgattccttggaaactgttcaaggagctaattcgagacaaggcgtctgcgactacattgtttgctccagaaatatgttgtatgtctgaagtaaactgcgaaatgtagtcgagttgtcgagactctcgcggtgagtacttgtctgaggacgaacttaaagagaaggtaagaggtttgtgatcggtgaaaagcgtgaattctcttccttcgatggaatgttgaaaatgccgtacagcacaatacatagctaggagttctctaccgaacgtactgtacctagattccgtgtctaacaaccgtctcgagaaaaatcctagaggttgccatgagttgttaacccattgttgtaagactgctccgattgctgagtcggatgcgtctactgcgatactaatgggtgcttgagtgtcctgatgagcaagcagggttgctttagcgatgtgttccttaactgtggagaatgctttacgggctatgtcgtctaaactaattgatttcgcatttccacgaagttgatcggttaacggtttcattagggatgcgcatttaggtatgaaccgtctatagaaacttacgagtccgttaaaagttcgtaagtgcttgatcgtggtcggttctgggtaatccagaatggccgccactttgctcctaaggggtcggatgccttgggcatcaatagtgtgtcctaagaagtctaaggagttagttccgatttggcatttctgaatgttgacagtaatgccatgcctttggagtcgatcgaaaacaatgtccagatgcttgagatgtgattctctgtccggacttgctattagacagtcatcaacatacgcatgtacgaagttgagacctcggaagacgtcgtctataaacctttggaaggtttgagccgcatttcttaaaccaaaaggcattcgtagaaattcgtaaagaccgaagggagtgatgatggcggttttaggaatgtcgtcaggtgccatcgggatttggttataagctttaaccaagtcgattttcgaaaagacagttgtacctttcaaggtagctgtcaaatcgtgaatatgaggcagcgggtaacgatcgggaatggttttagcattcagacgccgataatcaccagttggccgccaatcattgctgtcctttttagggaccatgtgcaatggggatgcccatggactattcgatggtcgaattattcctaggtccatcatgtggttgaattcgtttttagctaacctaagcttttcgggagcgagtcttcgggctttcgaaaatacaggtggtcctgtagtcgagatgtgatgtgtaacattgctggttacacaaggtaatttcgattgcgattggtatatcccggggtatttgtcgagtacagcttggtacaaggggtctatggcgtgcttaatcgtgactggggataacctgcaaccagaacaaggagttacgcaaacggataacttagtgtttccgtctattaaccttcgtgcgcgtgtgtcgatgagtagattgtggtgttgtaacaggtcaataccaatgattggcatagagacatctgcaaccacgaaaatccagtgtatgggtttgcgtaaacccacgttaaggtagacgtaccttttaccgtaagtagcgatcggctttccgtttgccgcctgtaaacttaaaacagactcgcgaagtctgtcgtcgggatttgctggaagaacgctaacttctgcgccagtgtcgacgaggtagcgaactttcgtagtcacatccgtgacatataagaggcggctgtgttcgccggctacggttgccgttaacgcgtgccggctgggaagtttcccgaactgtttttcgtgtcactcgattttggggtcggataattgcaaggtttcctgcagtttctggaaaacttaccgtactggttatgataccagcaccagtcgggattgtctggctctctcgcttacgtgaggcacttctacgcggggtttttgaccgactacggtcattgcgaactctaagatatcgtgtaagcgtgtgacatagttcggccatgtcagtcgaggtcgattggggtttttctttgacggaaaaaacctcggccttagaagatctagtgatttccaagattcgatcggcagatgcagctagttcatctatggcattgttttgaaatgaaacaagcactgcctgctcctgttgagggag encodes the following:
- a CDS encoding RWD domain-containing protein, putative, whose protein sequence is MADEKPRRKLILHFDARNTLFLSDKSYRFTIEEALNNYISGIVWGKQIAL